A region of Saccharomyces kudriavzevii IFO 1802 strain IFO1802 genome assembly, chromosome: 14 DNA encodes the following proteins:
- the ZWF1 gene encoding glucose-6-phosphate dehydrogenase (similar to Saccharomyces cerevisiae ZWF1 (YNL241C); ancestral locus Anc_2.3): MSEGPVKFEKNTAICVFGASGDLAKKKTFPALFGLFREGYLDPSTRIFGYARSKLSMDDLKSRVLPHLKKPHGEADEAKIEQFFKMISYIAGHYDTDEGFDELRTQIEKFEKSTNVDVPHRLFYLALPPSVFLTVAKQIKSRVYAENGITRVIVEKPFGHDLASARELQKNLGPLFKEEELYRIDHYLGKELVKNLLVLRFGNQFLNASWNRDNIQSVQISFKEGFGTEGRGGYFDSIGIIRDVMQNHLLQIMTLLTMERPVSFDPESIRDEKVKVLKAVAPIDKDDVLLGQYGKSEDGSKPSYVDDDTVDEDSKCVTFAAMTFNIENERWEGVPIMMRAGKALNESKVEIRLQYKAVASGVFKDIPNNELVIRVQPDAAVYLKFNAKTPGLSNATQVTDLNLTYASRYQDFWIPEAYEVLIRDALLGDHSNFVRDDELEISWGLFTPLLKHVERPDGPTPEIYPYGSRGPKGLKKYMQKHKYVMPEKHPYAWPVTKPENTKDK; encoded by the coding sequence ATGAGTGAAGGCCCCGTcaaattcgaaaaaaataccgCCATATGTGTCTTTGGTGCGTCAGGTGATTTGgctaagaaaaaaacgtTTCCCGCCCTGTTTGGGCTCTTCAGAGAGGGCTACCTTGACCCCTCCACTAGGATCTTCGGTTACGCCCGGTCCAAGTTGTCCATGGACGACTTGAAGTCCCGCGTACTGCCTCACTTGAAAAAGCCTCACGGCGAAGCCGATGAGGCTAAGATCGAGCAGTTCTTCAAGATGATCAGTTACATCGCGGGCCACTACGACACGGATGAAGGCTTTGACGAATTGAGAACTCAGATCGAgaaattcgaaaaaagCACCAACGTCGATGTCCCACACCGCCTCTTCTACCTAGCCTTGCCACCGAGCGTCTTCCTGACCGTGGCCAAGCAAATCAAGAGCCGTGTTTACGCAGAGAACGGTATCACGCGTGTGATCGTGGAGAAGCCTTTCGGCCACGACCTGGCCTCCGCCAGGGAGCTGCAGAAGAACCTGGGTCCCTTgttcaaagaagaggagCTGTACAGAATTGATCATTACCTGGGCAAAGAGCTGGTCAAAAACCTTTTAGTCTTGAGGTTCGGCAACCAGTTTTTGAATGCTTCTTGGAACAGAGACAACATCCAAAGCGTCCagatttctttcaaagaggGCTTCGGCACTGAGGGCCGCGGCGGCTATTTCGACTCGATAGGCATAATCAGAGACGTGATGCAGAACCATCTTTTGCAGATCATGACTCTCTTGACCATGGAAAGACCCGTGTCTTTTGACCCGGAGTCCATCCGTGACGAAAAAGTCAAGGTTCTAAAGGCGGTCGCCCCCATCGACAAGGACGATGTCCTCCTGGGCCAATATGGCAAATCCGAGGACGGCTCCAAACCCTCTTACGTGGATGATGACACCGTCGACGAGGACTCCAAGTGTGTTACCTTCGCAGCAATGACCTTCAACATCGAGAACGAGCGTTGGGAGGGCGTCCCCATCATGATGCGTGCCGGTAAGGCCTTGAACGAGTCCAAAGTCGAGATCAGGCTTCAGTACAAGGCGGTTGCATCCGGTGTCTTCAAAGATATCCCCAACAACGAGCTGGTCATCAGAGTCCAACCTGATGCCGCCGTCTACCTGAAGTTCAATGCTAAGACCCCCGGCCTGTCAAATGCCACCCAGGTCACAGACCTGAATTTAACCTACGCAAGCAGATACCAAGACTTCTGGATACCAGAGGCCTACGAAGTGTTGATAAGAGACGCCCTGCTGGGCGACCACTCTAACTTCGTTAGAGACGATGAACTGGAAATCAGTTGGGGCCTTTTCACCCCGCTCTTGAAACACGTAGAGCGTCCAGACGGGCCAACACCGGAAATCTATCCTTATGGCTCGAGAGGTCCAAAGGGACTGAAGAAATACATGCAGAAACACAAGTATGTCATGCCTGAAAAGCATCCTTACGCCTGGCCCGTGACAAAGCCGGAAAATACAAAAGATAAATAG
- the NAR1 gene encoding iron-sulfur cluster assembly protein NAR1 (similar to Saccharomyces cerevisiae NAR1 (YNL240C); ancestral locus Anc_2.4) produces MSALLSEADLNDFISPALACVKPTQVSGGKQKNNNVNADGEYEVSTEPDQLEKVSITLSDCLACSGCITSSEEILLSSQSHSVFLENWGKLSQQQDKFLVVSVSPQCRLSLAHYYGLTLEAADLCLMNFFQRQFHCKYMVGTEMGRIVSINKTVEKIVANKRQKQDAGVDRKPLLSAVCPGFLIYTEKTKPQLAPMLLNVKSPQQITGSLIKNTFESLGVASESFYHLSLMPCFDKKLEASRPESLDDGIDCVITPREVVTMLQELSLDFSSFITEDTALYGRLSPPGWDPRVHWASNLGGTCGGYAYQYVTAMQKLHPGSQMLVLEGRNSDIVEYRLQQSDDIIAAASELSGFRNIQNLVRKLTSATGPERKRNITALRKRRMGPNANSRKMTAATAATADPYHSDYIEVNACPGACMNGGGLLNGEQNSLKRKQLVQALNKRHGQELEMVDPLALGPKLEEAAMRPLSLEYIFAPVKQAAEKDLVAVGSTW; encoded by the coding sequence ATGAGTGCCCTATTATCGGAGGCAGACCTCAACGATTTCATCAGCCCTGCGCTTGCGTGCGTCAAGCCTACACAAGTTAGTGGGGGCAAGCAGAAGAACAATAACGTCAATGCGGACGGAGAGTACGAAGTGAGCACGGAGCCAGATCAACTGGAGAAGGTCTCCATCACGCTATCAGACTGCCTCGCCTGTTCCGGCTGCATAACATCGAGCGAGGAGATTCTTCTTAGCAGCCAAAGCCACTCGGTTTTCCTGGAAAACTGGGGGAAGCTTTCGCAGCAGCAAGACAAGTTTCTCGTTGTGAGCGTTTCGCCGCAATGTAGACTTTCTCTTGCACACTACTACGGCCTAACGCTAGAGGCGGCCGACTTGtgtttgatgaattttttccaaaggCAGTTCCACTGCAAATACATGGTCGGCACGGAGATGGGCAGAATCGTATCAATCAACAAGACCGTGGAGAAGATCGTTGCGAACAAGAGACAGAAACAGGATGCTGGCGTAGACCGCAAGCCGCTGCTTTCTGCGGTGTGTCCCGGTTTCCTCATATACACGGAGAAGACCAAGCCGCAGTTGGCGCCTATGCTGCTGAATGTCAAATCGCCGCAGCAGATAACGGGCTCGCTGATCAAAAACACGTTCGAGAGCCTCGGCGTCGCGTCTGAGTCGTTCTACCACCTGTCCCTGATGCCTTGTTTCGACAAGAAACTGGAAGCGTCCCGGCCAGAGTCGCTTGACGACGGCATAGACTGTGTCATCACGCCGCGCGAAGTAGTGACGATGCTACAGGAGTTAAGCCTGGACTTCAGCTCCTTCATCACGGAAGACACAGCGCTGTATGGGCGGCTATCGCCGCCCGGATGGGACCCGCGTGTCCACTGGGCTTCGAACCTAGGCGGCACCTGTGGCGGTTACGCCTACCAGTACGTAACAGCCATGCAGAAACTACACCCAGGAAGTCAGATGCTTGTCCTGGAGGGCAGGAATAGCGACATTGTCGAGTACCGGCTACAACAGTCTGACGACATAATAGCCGCCGCCAGCGAACTCTCCGGTTTCAGAAACATCCAAAACCTGGTGCGCAAACTGACCTCGGCCACGGGCCCCGAGCGCAAGAGAAACATCACCGCTCTGCGGAAGAGACGAATGGGCCCCAACGCAAACTCACGCAAGATGACGGCCGCCACGGCCGCCACGGCCGACCCGTACCACTCGGACTACATCGAGGTGAACGCGTGTCCGGGTGCGTGCATGAACGGCGGCGGCTTGCTCAATGGCGAGCAAAACAGCCTCAAGAGGAAGCAATTGGTACAAGCGCTGAACAAGCGCCATGGCCAGGAACTGGAAATGGTGGACCCGCTGGCGCTGGGGCCTAAGCTGGAGGAAGCGGCCATGCGCCCGCTGTCACTGGAGTACATCTTCGCGCCCGTCAAGCAGGCCGCCGAAAAGGACCTCGTCGCTGTTGGCAGCACCTGGTAA
- the LAP3 gene encoding bleomycin hydrolase (similar to Saccharomyces cerevisiae LAP3 (YNL239W); ancestral locus Anc_2.5) produces MSSSIDISKLKSWNKEFQSDLTHQLATTVLKNYNADDALLNKTRLLQQDNRVFNTVVSTDSTPVTNQKSSGRCWLFAATNQLRLNVLSELNLKEFELSQAYLFFCDKLEKANYFLDQIVSCADQDIDSRLVQYLLTAPTEDGGQYSMFLNLVKKYGLIPKDIYGDLPYSTTASAKWNSLLTTKLREFAETLRTALKERSANDSKIVTLREQMQKEIFRLMSLFMDFPPVQPDEQFTWEYVDKDKKIHTIKSTPLEFASKYAKLDTSKPVSLINDPRHPYGKLIKIDRLGNVLGGDAVVYLNVDNETLSKLVVKRLQNNKAVFFGSHTPKFMDKKTGVMDVQLWNYPAIGYNLPQQKASRIKYHESLMTHAMLITGCHVDEASKLPIRYRVENSWGKESGKDGLYIMTQQYFEEYCFQIVVDIDELPEELATKFTSGKEEPIVLPIWDPMGALAT; encoded by the coding sequence ATGTCCTCCTCCATCGATATCAGCAAGCTCAAGTCTTGGAACAAAGAGTTTCAGTCCGATTTGACTCACCAATTAGCAACCACCGTTCTTAAGAACTACAATGCAGACGATGCGCTGTTGAACAAGACTAGGCTACTGCAACAAGACAACAGAGTCTTTAACACTGTCGTTTCCACTGATTCTACTCCGGTCACCAACCAGAAAAGCTCTGGTAGGTGTTGGTTGTTTGCCGCTACCAACCAATTGCGTTTGAACGTTCTTTCCGAGTTGAACTTGAAAGAATTCGAACTGTCGCAAGCTTACTTGTTCTTTTGTGATAAGCTGGAAAAGGCCAACTATTTCTTGGACCAAATCGTCTCCTGCGCTGACCAAGATATCGATTCGCGTCTAGTGCAGTACTTGTTAACTGCCCCAACCGAAGATGGTGGTCAGTATAGCATGTTTTTGAATCTAGTCAAGAAATACGGCCTTATCCCCAAGGACATATACGGTGACTTACCTTATTCTACGACCGCTTCTGCGAAGTGGAACTCCCTTTTGACTACCAAGCTGAGGGAGTTCGCTGAGACTTTAAGAACGGCGTTGAAAGAGCGCTCTGCTAACGACTCCAAAATTGTCACTTTGAGAGAGCAAAtgcaaaaggaaatttttaGGTTGATGTCGCTGTTCATGGACTTTCCTCCGGTGCAACCAGACGAACAGTTCACTTGGGAATATGTCGACAAAGACAAGAAGATTCACACTATTAAATCGACCCCATTGGAGTTTGCCTCAAAATACGCAAAATTGGACACTTCCAAACCGGTCTCGTTAATCAACGATCCAAGACACCCATACGGTAAGCTAATCAAAATCGATCGTTTGGGTAACGTTCTCGGTGGTGATGCCGTGGTGTACTTGAATGTCGACAATGAAACACTATCCAAGTTGGTTGTCAAGAGATTGCAAAATAACAAGGCCGTGTTTTTCGGTTCTCATACCCCAAAATTCATGGACAAGAAAACTGGCGTCATGGACGTCCAATTGTGGAATTATCCTGCCATCGGTTACAACTTGCCCCAGCAGAAGGCATCGCGTATCAAGTACCATGAGAGTTTGATGACTCATGCAATGTTGATCACTGGTTGCCACGTCGATGAAGCGTCTAAACTGCCAATTCGCTACCGAGTTGAAAACTCTTGGGGTAAGGAGTCCGGTAAAGATGGATTATACATCATGACTCAGCAATATTTTGAGGAATACTGTTTTCAAATCGTAGTCGACATTGATGAACTGCCCGAAGAATTGGCTACAAAATTCACCTCGGGCAAAGAAGAACCCATCGTCTTGCCCATCTGGGATCCCATGGGCGCGTTGGCCACATAA
- the KEX2 gene encoding kexin KEX2 (similar to Saccharomyces cerevisiae KEX2 (YNL238W); ancestral locus Anc_2.6) — translation MKVRKCVFLCLWWALSTPFIVLSQQIPFKDHTSRQYFAVESNETLSRLEEMHPTWQYEHDVRGLSNHYVFSKGLLKLGKRSSLEDLQEDSDDHILSVHDLSLRNDLFKRLPVPAPPMDSSLLPVKEAEDRLSINDPLFERQWHLVNPSFPGNDMNVLKLWYNNITGAGVVAAIVDDGLDYENEDLKDNFCAEGSWDFNDNTNLPKPRLSDDYHGTRCAGEIAAKKGNNFCGVGVGYNAKISGIRILSGDITTEDEAASLIYGLDTNDIYSCSWGPADDGRHLQGPNDLVKKALVKGVTQGRDSKGAIYVFASGNGGARGDNCNYDGYTNSIYSITIGAIDHKDLHPPYSEGCSAVMVVTYSSGSGEYIHSSDINGGCSNTHGGTSAAAPLAAGVYTLLLEANPSLTWRDVQYLSILSAVGLEKNSDGDWKDSAMGKKYSHRYGFGKIDAYRLIEMAKTWQNVNPQTWFYLPTSYVSQSTNSTEDTLESVINISEKSLNEANFKRVEHVTVTVDIGTEVRGTTTIDLISPMGIVSNIGVVRPRDDSSEGFKDWAFMSVAHWGESGVGDWKIKVRTTENGHKVDFHSWRLKLFGESIDPSKTETFVFGNDKEEVEPTTTEETALAYSSSANSISISTTSIPIGTTSISTTLPGVETSIAAQSTTADPDSDPNTPTKLSSPRQAMHYFLTIFLIGAIFLVLYFMFFMKSRRRIRRSRAETYEFDIIDTDSEYDSTLDNGTPGITEAGEVEDFDFDLSDEDHIASLSSSENGDAEHRIDSILTNENPFSDPIVQESSKDSSEETDFNGVQKPLPGVPPSSEQS, via the coding sequence ATGAAAGTGAGGAAATGTGTTTTTCTATGCCTCTGGTGGGCCCTTTCAACACCCTTCATTGTTTTATCACAGCAAATTCCATTTAAAGACCACACATCACGACAGTATTTTGCCGTAGAGAGTAACGAAACACTCTCTCGCTTGGAAGAAATGCACCCAACTTGGCAATACGAACATGATGTTCGAGGACTGTCCAACCATTATGTTTTTTCTAAAGGGTTACTGAAGTTGGGTAAAAGATCCTCACTAGAAGATTTACAAGAGGACAGCGATGACCACATATTATCAGTTCATGATTTATCTCTACGTAACGACTTATTTAAGAGGCTACCTGTACCCGCTCCTCCTATGGACTCGAGCCTTTTACCGGTaaaagaagctgaagatAGACTCAGCATCAACGATCCGCTTTTTGAAAGACAGTGGCATTTAGTCAATCCAAGCTTCCCCGGAAATGATATGAACGTACTGAAGTTGTGGTACAACAACATTACAGGTGCTGGAGTCGTGGCCGCCATTGTAGACGATGGTCTTGACTACGAAAATGAGGACCTGAAAGATAATTTCTGTGCCGAAGGCTCGTGGGACTTCAATGATAATACTAATTTACCAAAGCCGAGACTGTCAGACGATTATCATGGTACAAGATGTGCAGGTGAAATTGCCGCTAAAAAGGGTAACAATTTCTGTGGTGTTGGGGTAGGCTATAATGCCAAAATATCAGGTATAAGGATATTATCCGGTGACATCACCACAGAAGACGAAGCTGCTTCATTGATTTATGGCCTGGATACAAACGACATATATTCCTGCTCATGGGGTCCCGCTGATGATGGGAGACACTTACAGGGCCCTAATGATTTAGTGAAAAAGGCGTTAGTGAAGGGTGTTACTCAGGGAAGAGATTCCAAGGGAGCGATTTACGTTTTTGCCAGTGGGAATGGTGGTGCTCGCGGTGATAACTGTAATTACGACGGTTATACTAACTCCATATATTCCATTACTATTGGTGCTATTGACCACAAAGATCTACATCCCCCTTATTCGGAAGGTTGTTCTGCTGTTATGGTAGTTACATATTCTTCGGGCTCAGGCGAATATATTCATTCAAGTGATATCAATGGCGGATGTAGTAATACTCATGGCGGAACTTCTGCAGCAGCTCCCTTAGCAGCAGGTGTTTATACTTTGTTACTAGAAGCAAATCCGAGCTTAACGTGGAGAGATGTGCAATATTTATCGATTTTATCTGCTGTTggattggaaaaaaattctgatGGTGACTGGAAAGATAGTGCCATGGGGAAGAAATACTCTCATCGTTATGGGTTTGGTAAAATTGATGCCTACAGGCTAATTGAAATGGCTAAGACGTGGCAGAATGTCAATCCGCAAACGTGGTTTTATTTACCTACATCTTATGTTTCCCAGTCTACAAATTCTACAGAAGATACCTTAGAATCTGTAATAAACATATCGGAAAAGAGCCTTAATGAGGCCAATTTTAAGAGAGTTGAACATGTAACGGTCACTGTGGATATTGGTACAGAAGTTAGAGGTACTACGACTATTGATTTAATTTCACCAATGGGAATAGTCTCAAATATTGGCGTTGTGAGGCCGAGGGATGATTCATCTGAGGGATTCAAAGATTGGGCATTCATGTCTGTCGCACACTGGGGCGAGAGCGGTGTAGGCGATTGGAAAATCAAGGTTAGAACAACAGAAAATGGACATAAGGTTGACTTCCACAGTTGGAGACTAAAACTTTTTGGAGAATCTATTGACCCATCTAAAACAGAAACATTTGTTTTTGGCAATGACAAAGAGGAGGTGGAACCAACTACTACAGAAGAGACTGCATTAGCATATTCCTCCAGCGCAAATTCCATCTCCATTAGCACAACTTCTATTCCTATCGGCACAACATCCATTTCCACTACATTACCTGGCGTAGAAACCTCGATTGCCGCTCAAAGTACCACTGCAGATCCTGATTCCGATCCAAACACTCCAACAAAACTATCCTCTCCAAGGCAAGCTATGCATTACTTTTTAACCATATTTTTAATCGGTGCTATATTTTTGGTATTATACTTCATGTTTTTCatgaaatcaagaagaagaatcagGAGATCAAGAGCAGAAACATACGAATTTGATATCATTGACACTGATTCCGAATATGATTCTACATTAGATAACGGCACTCCCGGAATTACAGAAGCTGGGGAAGTTGAAGACTTTGATTTCGATCTTTCAGATGAGGACCATATTGCAAGCTTGTCTTCATCAGAGAATGGCGACGCCGAACATAGGATTGATAGCATTCTCACCAATGAAAACCCATTCAGTGACCCTATAGTGCAAGAATCTTCGAAAGACAGTAGCGAGGAAACTGATTTCAATGGAGTACAAAAACCACTGCCAGGAGTACCTCCATCTTCCGAACAGTCATAA
- the YTP1 gene encoding Ytp1p (similar to Saccharomyces cerevisiae YTP1 (YNL237W); ancestral locus Anc_2.7), with protein MTKLNTGTVSGFSRILSTCLLTCFFFQEVFGDMAHDMGMDDTSDYTRPDIVDAGSKSVHWLCTLGFLLLLPSVVTCLSFAGRIYSATFLQCICAVYAFLEAVFFRFQDNDGVENRTSRGTAWFLAGLTWITLFFGGLAGGTGFLVRSKRLQTFISNAGETRLSYIHRCLSFLTVVTGWVKVCLAPVALFGFCREAHTGQCIAHGIMGSAFVLYGFVYMVVLVIPWIRNAQTSYSQDYIDSWVMCVWGVVNTFTEHRWGREGWSVHDYQHTFMGIIWWAGGILGIFLSRSGRRTFVPSLIIIFTGWAMSEHAQHLIISTKVHNMFGLVLMCGGALRIIEISFLLKDKRTLGKIHSFQYLAPFCLVSSGLLFMGANEEQLILVLRLGGDHSAYVLIIVSGAFLVYFWMIACLEFYLYLFEKGKQGFLSKPYELQEENNNVSFELDNISDNDVDEDAVSFNV; from the coding sequence ATGACAAAACTGAATACGGGAACGGTTTCTGGATTTTCTAGAATTTTGAGCACATGTTTATTAacatgttttttttttcaagaagtttTCGGTGATATGGCACATGATATGGGCATGGATGATACTTCGGATTATACCAGGCCAGACATAGTAGACGCTGGATCCAAGTCTGTCCACTGGCTATGCACACTGGGATTTCTGCTCCTTTTGCCATCTGTAGTCActtgtctttcttttgcGGGAAGAATATATTCTGCCACTTTCCTACAATGCATTTGTGCCGTTTATGCCTTCTTAGAAGCTGTTTTCTTTAGATTTCAAGATAACGATGGGGTTGAAAATAGAACTTCAAGAGGGACTGCCTGGTTTTTGGCGGGACTCACTTGGATAACTCTGTTTTTTGGTGGACTGGCGGGAGGAACTGGCTTTCTGGTGAGAAGCAAGAGGCTGCAAACATTCATATCGAATGCAGGGGAAACAAGGCTATCGTATATTCACCGCTGTTTATCCTTTTTAACTGTTGTTACCGGATGGGTTAAAGTCTGTTTGGCACCAGTTGCGCTTTTTGGTTTCTGTAGAGAGGCTCATACAGGGCAGTGTATTGCTCATGGTATCATGGGGTCCGCGTTTGTATTATACGGGTTCGTTTATATGGTGGTTTTAGTTATACCATGGATTCGAAATGCGCAGACTTCATATTCGCAGGACTACATTGACAGCTGGGTAATGTGCGTATGGGGTGTTGTGAATACCTTCACTGAACATAGATGGGGACGTGAGGGATGGAGTGTTCATGACTACCAACATACTTTTATGGGAATCATCTGGTGGGCCGGCGGTATACTTGGGATTTTCCTATCTAGAAGTGGCAGAAGAACATTCGTACCTAGTTtgatcattattttcaCGGGCTGGGCCATGTCTGAACATGCTCAGCATTTGATAATCAGTACAAAAGTCCACAACATGTTTGGCTTGGTTTTGATGTGTGGAGGTGCCTTGAGGATCATCGAAATATCTTTCCTATTAAAGGATAAAAGAACATTAGGCAAAATACACTCATTTCAATACCTTGCTCCCTTTTGTCTAGTGAGCTCAGGTCTCCTGTTTATGGGCGCAAATGAAGAACAACTGATTTTAGTACTGAGACTTGGTGGGGATCATAGTGCATACGTTTTGATTATCGTATCAGGCGCATTTTTGGTTTATTTCTGGATGATTGCATGCCTGGAATTTTATCTGTACTTGTttgaaaagggaaaacaaGGCTTCCTTTCGAAACCATACGAACTtcaagaagagaataaTAACGTCAGCTTCGAGTTAGATAATATATCAGATAACGATGTAGATGAAGATGCTGTTTCTTTCAATGTATGA